From a single Asticcacaulis sp. MM231 genomic region:
- a CDS encoding DUF2336 domain-containing protein: MSRVPTSSLMDLIELAKEPSSSRRRDLLRQVTGIFMSHPEEINGTEMELYDTVMSQLSADMETMVRAEISTTISQVRNAPMGMLRRLASDDIAVAEPILTRSKALSENDLMHIVQTQGQDHLRAVSKREEVSESVSGVIVTRGDDDTLHSLLSNDGARLSRASNEEAIQRAQANPALHEVVVNRRDMPVDLVNDMYFVVEARLRERIMQENDKLDPSMLEQALSRGREKVAVAYGSFPEDYARITQEVQALRSNSRLTPALLARYMRDPNPTYFLVALSQMADIDFLTARHVVEKKEIDALAIACKAADLDKALFLTYAMIMLADQDNAMGKASEYARLYAELPRDTALRTIRFWRMRRAEGYAA, from the coding sequence ATGTCCCGCGTCCCGACTTCCTCCCTGATGGATCTGATCGAGCTTGCCAAGGAGCCCTCCAGCTCCCGCCGCCGCGACCTCCTGCGTCAGGTGACCGGCATCTTCATGAGCCATCCGGAAGAGATCAATGGCACCGAGATGGAACTCTACGACACGGTGATGAGCCAGTTATCGGCCGATATGGAAACCATGGTGCGTGCTGAGATATCGACCACGATCTCTCAGGTCCGCAATGCGCCGATGGGCATGCTGCGCCGCCTGGCGAGCGATGATATCGCCGTCGCCGAGCCGATCCTGACGCGCTCCAAGGCGCTGAGCGAAAACGATCTGATGCACATCGTCCAGACGCAGGGCCAGGACCACCTGCGCGCCGTCTCGAAGCGCGAGGAAGTGTCCGAAAGCGTATCCGGCGTTATCGTCACCCGTGGCGACGACGACACCCTGCACAGCCTTCTGAGCAATGACGGTGCCCGCCTGTCGCGCGCCTCCAACGAAGAAGCCATCCAGCGCGCCCAGGCCAATCCGGCCCTGCACGAAGTGGTGGTCAACCGCCGCGACATGCCGGTCGATCTGGTCAACGACATGTATTTCGTCGTCGAGGCCCGCCTGCGCGAACGCATCATGCAGGAGAACGACAAGCTCGATCCCTCCATGCTCGAACAGGCTCTGTCGCGCGGCCGCGAAAAGGTGGCCGTAGCCTATGGCAGCTTCCCGGAAGACTACGCCCGCATCACCCAGGAGGTACAGGCCCTTCGCAGCAATTCGCGCCTGACCCCCGCCCTGCTCGCCAGATATATGCGCGATCCCAACCCGACCTATTTCCTCGTCGCCCTGTCGCAGATGGCCGATATCGATTTCCTGACCGCGCGTCATGTCGTCGAGAAGAAGGAAATCGACGCTTTGGCGATTGCCTGCAAGGCCGCCGATCTCGATAAGGCCCTCTTCCTGACCTACGCCATGATCATGCTGGCCGATCAGGATAACGCCATGGGCAAGGCCAGCGAATATGCCAGGCTCTATGCCGAACTGCCTCGCGACACCGCCCTGCGCACCATCCGTTTCTGGCGCATGCGCCGCGCCGAAGGTTATGCCGCTTAA
- a CDS encoding cyclopropane-fatty-acyl-phospholipid synthase family protein, which produces MNLATTLAERTPLPNGLTLAAIDWLVGRSKRQIAEAALPEEAFVAAMNAYPVAVHADAANAQHYEIPDAFFGLILGNQRKYSCCLYADDSTTLDEAETLALLETCRNADLRDGQTILELGCGWGSLSLHMAKAYPNARIVSVSNSQSQRAYIERQAVLRKLPNLRVITADMNDFTIDQTFDRIVSVEMFEHMSNWQELLARARGWLKADGSLFLHVFTSSRHSYRFNHAENADDWIGKYFFTGGIMPARDLPHRFPDLFTVEAEWHWSGENYRRTAMDWLDNFDAQSEHIWPILKTVYGKDANLWRRRWRLFFLATAGLWGHDGGREWGVGHYLMKPVA; this is translated from the coding sequence ATAAATCTCGCCACCACGCTCGCCGAACGCACGCCCCTGCCCAATGGCCTGACCCTGGCCGCCATCGACTGGCTGGTCGGCCGCAGCAAGCGCCAGATCGCCGAAGCCGCCCTGCCGGAAGAGGCCTTCGTGGCCGCCATGAACGCCTATCCGGTCGCCGTCCATGCCGATGCCGCCAACGCCCAGCACTATGAAATCCCCGACGCGTTTTTCGGGCTTATCCTGGGCAACCAGCGCAAATACTCGTGCTGCCTCTATGCCGATGACAGCACTACGCTCGACGAGGCTGAAACCCTGGCCCTGCTGGAAACCTGTCGGAACGCCGATTTGCGCGACGGGCAGACCATCCTGGAGCTCGGCTGCGGCTGGGGCTCCCTTTCGCTGCATATGGCGAAGGCCTATCCGAACGCGCGCATCGTTTCGGTGTCCAATTCGCAGTCCCAGCGCGCCTATATCGAACGTCAGGCCGTTTTGCGCAAACTGCCCAACCTTCGGGTCATCACCGCCGATATGAACGATTTCACCATCGACCAGACCTTCGATCGCATCGTCTCAGTCGAGATGTTCGAGCACATGTCGAACTGGCAAGAACTGCTGGCCCGCGCCCGCGGCTGGCTGAAAGCCGATGGCAGCCTGTTCCTGCACGTCTTCACCTCCAGCCGCCATTCCTACCGCTTCAACCACGCCGAAAACGCTGACGACTGGATCGGGAAATACTTCTTCACCGGCGGCATCATGCCGGCGCGTGACCTGCCGCACCGCTTCCCCGACCTGTTCACGGTCGAGGCCGAATGGCACTGGTCGGGCGAGAATTACCGCCGCACCGCCATGGACTGGCTCGATAATTTCGACGCGCAGTCTGAGCATATCTGGCCCATCCTGAAAACGGTCTATGGCAAGGACGCCAACCTGTGGCGCCGGCGCTGGCGCCTGTTTTTCCTCGCCACCGCCGGCCTGTGGGGCCATGACGGCGGCCGTGAATGGGGCGTCGGGCACTACCTGATGAAGCCGGTGGCTTAA
- a CDS encoding DUF1295 domain-containing protein gives MNQPLPAAVSVISHMETHMPLLTTKTLVLLGLAAGISLIMMAATAVQLVTKKSGWIDTLWTFAVGAGGIAATLLPAEGANDTRRLVVGVLVAVWALRLGLHIANRTHSGDDDPRYAAIQKEHPKDWPVYLFGMLQAQALAAFVLVLAVRYAAINPAPFPALLDIVGVVILVIALIGEGVADAQVKTFGKTHKGAVANTGLWKYSRHPNYFFEWLSWCGWALIALSQPFGWLALLAPIQMYVLLVHVSGIPPLEKHMLATRGDKFRAYQARTNAFFPGRPKKEKL, from the coding sequence ATGAACCAGCCCCTCCCCGCCGCCGTATCCGTCATAAGCCACATGGAAACCCACATGCCTCTGCTCACCACCAAAACGCTTGTCCTGCTCGGTCTCGCCGCCGGTATCAGCCTCATCATGATGGCCGCCACCGCTGTGCAGCTCGTCACCAAGAAAAGCGGCTGGATCGATACCCTGTGGACCTTCGCGGTCGGCGCCGGTGGCATCGCCGCCACGCTGCTGCCGGCCGAGGGCGCCAATGACACCCGCCGCCTTGTGGTGGGCGTTCTGGTCGCCGTATGGGCGTTGCGGCTTGGCCTGCATATCGCCAACCGCACCCATTCGGGCGACGACGATCCGCGCTACGCCGCTATCCAGAAAGAGCATCCGAAGGACTGGCCGGTCTATCTGTTCGGGATGTTGCAGGCGCAGGCCCTGGCCGCCTTCGTGCTGGTGCTGGCCGTGCGCTACGCCGCCATCAACCCTGCGCCCTTTCCGGCCCTGCTTGATATCGTCGGTGTCGTCATTCTGGTCATCGCCCTGATCGGCGAAGGCGTGGCGGATGCGCAGGTCAAGACGTTCGGCAAGACGCACAAAGGAGCCGTCGCCAATACCGGCCTGTGGAAGTATTCGCGCCACCCCAACTATTTCTTCGAATGGCTTAGCTGGTGCGGCTGGGCGCTGATCGCCCTTTCGCAACCCTTCGGCTGGCTGGCCCTGCTGGCACCGATCCAGATGTACGTTCTGCTCGTCCACGTCTCCGGCATACCACCGCTCGAAAAACACATGCTGGCGACGCGCGGCGATAAGTTCCGCGCCTATCAGGCCCGCACCAACGCCTTTTTCCCCGGACGTCCCAAAAAGGAAAAGCTATAA
- a CDS encoding DUF2147 domain-containing protein encodes MIKTLIAVAASMALTTATLAPAAHAEPSPEGNWSRGDGKAKVKIAPCGDDLCAVNTWIKAGTKDEKTGDKLVMTVAHNGDGHWKGKAYDPQRKLTYRLSMKVAESRMTTRGCVLGGLVCKGVDWTRLD; translated from the coding sequence ATGATAAAGACCCTCATCGCTGTCGCGGCTAGCATGGCCCTGACAACCGCGACCCTGGCGCCTGCGGCGCACGCCGAGCCTTCGCCCGAAGGCAACTGGTCGCGCGGCGACGGCAAGGCGAAGGTGAAGATCGCGCCGTGCGGTGACGATCTCTGCGCCGTCAACACCTGGATCAAGGCCGGCACCAAGGACGAAAAGACCGGCGACAAGCTGGTCATGACCGTGGCGCACAACGGCGACGGCCACTGGAAGGGCAAGGCCTATGATCCGCAACGCAAGCTGACCTATCGTTTGTCCATGAAGGTGGCCGAAAGTCGCATGACGACGCGCGGCTGCGTGCTGGGCGGTCTGGTGTGCAAGGGCGTTGACTGGACGCGGCTCGACTAG
- a CDS encoding peptidylprolyl isomerase — protein sequence MLGKRTFLTTGLALIVAACSKPASQPAPKPVTPAAAPPPDTVKVILVSSEGEIVLELEAKKAPVTTANFLHYVDTGKLDGGHFWRALKVGKTDGFIQAAITTPPYPPIAHESTQQTGLSHTDGTISMSRYAPGTATIDFTISVGDMTYLDAGGSGSADGEGYAAFGHVVSGMDVVRRILRGRTDRKRDEDGLEDQMLAKPVTITTAHRL from the coding sequence ATGCTGGGCAAACGCACATTTCTGACAACCGGCCTGGCCCTTATCGTCGCCGCCTGCTCCAAACCGGCCAGCCAGCCTGCGCCAAAGCCGGTCACCCCGGCAGCCGCACCGCCGCCAGACACCGTCAAGGTCATCCTCGTCAGCAGTGAAGGCGAGATCGTCCTTGAACTGGAAGCGAAAAAAGCGCCGGTCACCACCGCCAATTTCCTGCACTATGTCGATACCGGCAAGCTCGACGGCGGCCATTTCTGGCGCGCGCTGAAGGTCGGCAAGACGGACGGTTTTATTCAGGCCGCCATCACCACGCCGCCCTATCCGCCAATCGCGCATGAATCGACACAGCAGACCGGCCTCAGCCACACCGACGGCACCATCTCCATGTCGCGCTACGCACCAGGCACCGCCACCATCGATTTCACCATCTCGGTCGGCGACATGACCTATCTCGATGCCGGCGGCAGCGGCTCGGCCGATGGCGAAGGCTATGCCGCCTTTGGTCATGTGGTCAGCGGCATGGACGTGGTCAGGCGCATCCTGCGCGGCCGCACTGATCGCAAGCGCGACGAGGATGGTCTGGAGGACCAGATGCTGGCCAAACCGGTGACCATCACCACAGCGCACCGGCTTTAG
- a CDS encoding helix-turn-helix transcriptional regulator: MVTDTTDGEAIWAYEGDDFASCHKLLNSLFEWHAAPLAPELPFTWKLNITILRGPESSQGRMLVGHFTVNAAFRQTPAAESADFVVHIPTHGHIEMSYPGMNVRAGEGQAAIYQPLAASSLSFFPAKAVYEGCFVKMSFVYAQQFLSETLHHPIERNLNLTPLIDMADERHQFFCGIITSLRSRTFSVLSQTLSASLQKRIIETFTQLLLETVPHRYSQRLQSQQAMPLPNHIRLAQKYLERHVLETPSIADVARVANVSVRTLEVNFRTYLDMTPRTYLRVLRLRMARQALLSAQETRPIADIARSLGFAHISRFSKYYADLFGETPSDTRRHAFV; the protein is encoded by the coding sequence ATGGTGACAGACACAACTGACGGTGAGGCGATTTGGGCCTATGAAGGCGATGATTTCGCCTCATGCCACAAACTGCTCAACAGTCTGTTCGAGTGGCACGCCGCGCCGCTGGCGCCAGAACTGCCTTTCACCTGGAAGCTCAACATCACCATCCTGCGCGGTCCTGAGAGTTCGCAAGGTCGAATGCTGGTCGGTCACTTCACGGTCAACGCTGCTTTTCGTCAGACGCCGGCAGCGGAGAGTGCTGACTTTGTTGTTCATATCCCAACGCATGGCCATATCGAGATGAGCTATCCTGGCATGAATGTCAGGGCTGGTGAAGGCCAGGCGGCAATCTACCAGCCTCTGGCGGCTTCGAGCCTCAGTTTTTTCCCAGCGAAAGCCGTGTATGAGGGCTGCTTCGTCAAGATGAGCTTTGTCTATGCCCAGCAGTTCCTGTCGGAGACACTGCATCACCCGATCGAGCGTAATCTTAATCTCACGCCGCTCATCGACATGGCCGATGAGCGCCATCAGTTCTTCTGCGGCATCATCACCAGCCTGCGCAGCCGGACCTTTTCGGTATTGAGCCAGACCCTGTCGGCCTCGCTGCAAAAGCGCATCATCGAGACCTTTACGCAGCTGCTTCTGGAAACGGTCCCGCATCGTTACAGTCAGCGCCTGCAATCGCAGCAGGCCATGCCGCTGCCGAACCATATCCGGTTGGCGCAGAAGTATCTGGAGCGGCATGTTCTGGAGACGCCGTCGATAGCCGATGTGGCGCGTGTCGCTAATGTCAGCGTGCGCACGCTGGAGGTCAATTTCCGCACCTATCTCGATATGACGCCGCGCACCTATCTGCGGGTCTTGCGTCTGCGTATGGCACGGCAGGCCCTGTTGTCGGCGCAAGAGACGCGGCCGATCGCCGATATCGCGCGCAGTCTGGGGTTTGCGCATATCAGCCGGTTCTCGAAATATTACGCCGATCTGTTTGGCGAAACGCCGTCGGACACGCGCAGGCATGCGTTTGTTTAG
- a CDS encoding glycosidase, whose translation MTYAMDRLIVTPDDIDLSRSPLTGHLPKSVLGETYVLGAFNPGLTRLDNGNLLLLVRIAEALKNPIFDGHVHAIRWDDGRYVLDAWPLDLVDSADPRVFKLRGGGWKIIALTSLSWLLPVELTPDGLEVVAMHYDKAVAPQDSLQCYGIEDPRISRVEGRFLMTSCSVSPERHSTTLYSSPNGLDWTFEDIVLDHQNKDMLIFEGKVGGEYWAQTRPLGDVYFAYPPGSEWRAGPSINLATSKDGLYWKPHRKPGIRPHSATVATARMGGGTPPILTPEGWLSLWHGVEPKELVGIYRTYWSLLDKDDPACLVRTDHAPLIEASPELTRPIEHQMYLRDVVFTTGIVDGGDHYIVASGEADLACRITHIPKSVFAAKVESMN comes from the coding sequence ATGACCTATGCCATGGACCGCCTGATCGTGACGCCTGACGATATAGATCTGTCGCGTTCGCCGCTGACCGGGCATTTGCCAAAAAGCGTCCTTGGGGAGACCTATGTGCTGGGCGCCTTCAATCCCGGTCTGACCCGCCTCGATAACGGCAATCTGTTGTTGCTGGTGCGGATCGCCGAGGCGCTGAAAAACCCGATCTTCGATGGCCATGTCCATGCGATCCGCTGGGATGACGGGCGTTATGTGCTCGATGCCTGGCCGCTCGATCTGGTCGATAGCGCCGATCCGCGCGTCTTCAAACTGCGCGGCGGCGGCTGGAAGATCATCGCCCTGACCTCGCTGTCGTGGCTGCTGCCGGTGGAGCTGACCCCCGACGGGCTTGAGGTCGTGGCCATGCACTACGACAAGGCCGTGGCGCCGCAGGACAGCCTGCAATGCTACGGTATCGAAGACCCGCGCATCAGCCGGGTTGAGGGGCGCTTCCTGATGACCAGTTGTTCGGTCAGTCCGGAGCGCCATTCGACCACGCTGTACAGTTCGCCCAATGGGCTTGACTGGACGTTTGAGGACATTGTGCTCGATCACCAGAACAAGGACATGCTGATTTTCGAGGGCAAGGTCGGGGGTGAGTACTGGGCCCAGACGCGGCCGCTGGGGGATGTCTATTTCGCCTATCCGCCGGGCAGCGAATGGCGCGCCGGCCCTTCGATCAATCTGGCGACCTCGAAGGACGGGCTTTACTGGAAGCCGCACCGCAAGCCGGGGATACGGCCGCATTCGGCCACGGTGGCCACGGCGCGTATGGGCGGAGGCACACCGCCGATCCTGACGCCGGAGGGCTGGCTTAGTCTGTGGCATGGCGTCGAACCTAAGGAACTGGTCGGTATCTATCGCACCTACTGGTCGTTGCTCGATAAGGACGACCCTGCCTGCCTGGTGCGCACGGATCATGCGCCGCTGATCGAAGCCAGCCCGGAACTCACCCGGCCGATTGAGCACCAGATGTATCTGCGCGATGTGGTGTTTACCACTGGCATCGTTGATGGTGGTGACCACTATATCGTGGCGTCGGGTGAGGCAGATCTGGCGTGTCGGATCACGCATATTCCGAAGTCGGTGTTTGCGGCCAAGGTGGAGAGCATGAATTAG
- a CDS encoding SHOCT domain-containing protein, whose translation MNHQDTQLSTKNLKKADYSDVLLAFLIVAGFLVFTMFGIPVLAIWLACIYIGGDSRAAQLDKKISSTLMSGETVVAQAVQYRVFALFNRRAFVAITNSRIIKISRGLLGGFKMQDIQWKDLRDVQIEENVLSDLCGSNLTFKNPSIPLLEVNGIKGDIASAMYSKAQFEEQAWEEKRRVRAMEEQRARAGGVVVNTGQGNEAAAAAPLSDSNRIFGEIEKAKQLLDMDAISDSEFQEMKAKILGKA comes from the coding sequence GTGAATCACCAAGACACACAACTGTCGACCAAAAACCTCAAAAAGGCTGATTACTCGGACGTGCTCCTAGCGTTTTTGATTGTGGCTGGCTTTCTGGTTTTCACGATGTTTGGAATACCAGTCTTAGCAATTTGGTTAGCGTGCATATACATCGGTGGCGATTCTCGCGCCGCGCAACTCGATAAGAAGATCAGCTCAACTTTGATGTCAGGCGAAACAGTTGTTGCACAAGCCGTGCAATATAGGGTCTTCGCACTTTTCAATCGTCGCGCATTTGTGGCCATCACCAACAGCCGAATTATCAAGATCAGCCGTGGCTTGCTTGGCGGCTTCAAAATGCAGGATATTCAGTGGAAAGACCTGAGAGACGTACAAATTGAAGAAAACGTACTGTCCGATTTGTGTGGGTCAAATTTGACCTTTAAGAATCCGAGTATCCCGCTTTTAGAAGTGAACGGTATCAAGGGGGATATCGCTTCCGCGATGTATTCCAAGGCGCAATTTGAAGAACAGGCATGGGAAGAAAAGCGCCGCGTTCGCGCTATGGAAGAGCAACGTGCAAGGGCCGGCGGGGTTGTCGTTAACACAGGGCAAGGCAATGAAGCGGCAGCCGCCGCACCTCTTAGCGATAGCAACCGTATTTTTGGCGAAATCGAGAAGGCGAAACAGTTACTGGATATGGACGCAATCAGCGACTCTGAGTTCCAGGAAATGAAAGCCAAGATTCTTGGCAAGGCCTGA